In Nisaea acidiphila, the DNA window GCGGAGAGGGGCAATTGATTACGACGGCCTGGCCGCAGGACCTCGCGGCTGCTGCGGATGCGGGTGCCGTCGCCGAAATGGACTGGGTCGTCCGTCTGATTTCCGAGATCCGCTCGATCCGGTCGGAAATGAACGTCCCGGCAGGCGCCAAGATCGCTCTTCTGCTGAAGGACATGTCGTCAGAGACAAAAGCGCGTCTCGAGGGCCATCGCGACGTGATCCTGCGCCTTGCGCGCCTTGAGAGCGCCGAAGCCGCTGAAGAGATCCCGTCCGGCGCCGTGCAGGGCGTGATCGATGAAGCGGTAATCCTGCTGCCAATCGCAGATGTGGTCGATCTTTCCCATGAGCGCCAGCGGCTGGAGAAAGATCTCGGCAAATTGGACGGCGAGATCATGAAGCTGGACAAGAAGCTCTCGAACGAGAGTTTCGTTGCCCGGGCCCCGGCGGAGGTCGTCGAGGAGAACAGGGAACGATTGGCGGAAGAAAGGGCCCGGCGCGACAAGCTCGCCGCCGCCCTCGAGCGGATCGCCGCACTCTAGATCTCACACTCCGTTATTCAGGAGCGTATTCCCAGAGCCCGCGCTTTTCGGCGCGGGCTTTGTCTTCCGCGGGTCGGTAGGCTTCGCCGGATTCGTCCGCGACGGCCCAGCCGGCCCGCACCATTTCGTTCGCCAGATCCTTGTTGGCGACGATGCATCGGGCATTGTAGCTCTGAATGGCCTGGCAACGGGCCTGTTTGCGGTCAGCCAATTCTTTCAGGTATGTCCGGGCCGCCGCGCCGCAGAGCCAGGGCAGCGAACCGCGGAGGCATTTCTGCCGCGGCCCCGGCGCGACGATGCCGAACAGCCGGATCACCTTGTTGTCGATCTGTATCGTTCCGGCATCGATAACCCGCGCTTCGCCCTCGATCACGACGGGCTTCTTGTCGGCTGCAAAAGCTGTCGCCGGTAACGCGGCAAAGAACAAGGACATCAACAGTTTGACGGCGACGGCACGCATGGCGGCCCTCCGCAACTCAGATGGATGACGCGATGAAATCAGGCCAGATTCCGCATTCTTCCGCAAGTGCCAGGGGATCGCGCCCCCGGGTGAAGCCGGTTTCGACGAGCAGTGTCTTCATCCCGAGATTGCGTCCGCCGAGTACATCCGTGTGCAGGGTGTCTCCGACGCATAGAATTCTCTCCGGCAAGATTTGCGCGAGGTCGCGGAGAGCATGGCGGTAAATGTCGGGAAACGGCTTCCCGAGGAAGAGTGGCTCGATACCCGTTTCGTCCGCGAGCCAGTGCGCGAGGTATCCTGGCTCCAGGCTCATCTCCTCGCTATAGGGCGCGGTGACGTCCGGATTGCAGACGACGACCGGACGGGGCCTTTCCCGGAAGCTTTCGATGACCGGCAGAAATGCCTGACGGCGAAATTCGCCGCAATCCATCAGCAGGAGACCCGCGGCGTCGTCGATCTCTATCCCGCCGGCTGTCCAGGTACGGGCCTGAAGAGGACCGGGGGGCAGGGGCAGAGGATCGAGCCCGATCGCGGCCCAGATACCGTCTCCGGTGTCCCGGGCCATATCTCCGAGCAGGCTGAGCCCGGCATAGATCTCATCATCGTCGAAGTGGTAACCGCGGCGCCGGTGGCTCTCCAGCATCGCGGAGAGTGTTTTCGAGCCGTCATTGGAGATCACTCTGATCTTCGCCCCGACATCCCGTATTGCCGCATAGGCGGGCGGTCCAGCGGGAATGACGGGGGGGCCGAGGCTCAGAACTCCGAAATTGTCGAGAATGACCGCATCGAAGTCACCGATGATCTCGGCAATCCCCGAAATGCGCCGGGGCTCGACAGGAGGCGGGGCGGGCGGCAATCGGTGCGCCCATTTCAGGTATCCGGCCCAGGCTTCCTCGAAGCTGAGAGGCTCCATATCGAGCATGCGGTGTCGTCTCCACTTGATGATTTCCGGAACCGGACCGGTTCCGTGACGGAGCCGCTCGCCGATTGCGTTAGATCGTAGCGCGCGGTTAATGTGAAGGTCATTCCTTACAGGCAGATGAACGAGGCTGCCAGTACGCATGACCGACGATCAGAACGGAACCGAAGAGGAGGGAGAACGCCGCCGCTGGCGGGTGTCCGAATTTATCGGTCTCGGCTTTTTCCTTCTCGCCGCGGCCGCGATTCTTCCCCTGGTCCGCGACAGTTACATCCTGCAAGACGTCTGGGTCGCGGTCTGCGGCGCCATCGGCCTCAACTGAGTACATATCCTTCTGACCGGCCCGGAGTATTTCAATGGCGCGGATAATCATCGGCGGCTTCCAGCACGAGACGAAC includes these proteins:
- a CDS encoding thermonuclease family protein; amino-acid sequence: MRAVAVKLLMSLFFAALPATAFAADKKPVVIEGEARVIDAGTIQIDNKVIRLFGIVAPGPRQKCLRGSLPWLCGAAARTYLKELADRKQARCQAIQSYNARCIVANKDLANEMVRAGWAVADESGEAYRPAEDKARAEKRGLWEYAPE
- a CDS encoding HAD-IIA family hydrolase, producing the protein MLDMEPLSFEEAWAGYLKWAHRLPPAPPPVEPRRISGIAEIIGDFDAVILDNFGVLSLGPPVIPAGPPAYAAIRDVGAKIRVISNDGSKTLSAMLESHRRRGYHFDDDEIYAGLSLLGDMARDTGDGIWAAIGLDPLPLPPGPLQARTWTAGGIEIDDAAGLLLMDCGEFRRQAFLPVIESFRERPRPVVVCNPDVTAPYSEEMSLEPGYLAHWLADETGIEPLFLGKPFPDIYRHALRDLAQILPERILCVGDTLHTDVLGGRNLGMKTLLVETGFTRGRDPLALAEECGIWPDFIASSI